In Levilactobacillus brevis, a single genomic region encodes these proteins:
- a CDS encoding ROK family transcriptional regulator, protein MSTSNMQAIQHSNYSDIYHLLYDNEKLSKQDIADTLGLSLPTVSSNLQKLTERHLIIKSGQLKSLIGRRATAYAIDPNVSLSVGMEIFRSYATMTVLNLRNEVLALHTTNLPFANDDQYAQALSQQLLSFLQTKGFSLTQISGVGIGIQGLISNDGTTILYGKILDCTGMQADNFGQYLPFPVTFYHDADCVAVAEYAKKPTDGIFLSISEHIGTAIIINGQVFKSPSGRSGTMEHITLNSADGPVCYCGRRGCIETYCSVSSLLQPNEDLGTFFADLHQHDAAVEARFETYLNYLSEAIYNLHMFVDLPIVIAGELTKYLSEAHVKALKQRLKQLSVFPETPGYLQRGSVVDHAVAIGAAIPAIQVQLQNI, encoded by the coding sequence ATGAGTACTAGTAATATGCAAGCTATTCAGCACTCGAACTATTCGGATATTTACCACCTTCTCTACGATAATGAGAAGCTCTCCAAGCAGGACATTGCGGATACCCTGGGCCTGAGTCTGCCCACGGTTAGCTCCAACTTGCAGAAGTTAACCGAGCGGCATCTCATCATCAAGAGTGGCCAACTGAAGTCCCTCATTGGTCGCCGCGCTACCGCTTATGCGATTGACCCCAACGTCAGCCTGAGCGTGGGCATGGAAATCTTCCGCAGCTACGCCACCATGACTGTGCTCAACCTCCGCAACGAGGTGTTGGCCCTGCACACGACTAACCTACCGTTCGCTAACGACGACCAGTACGCACAGGCGCTGAGTCAGCAACTCCTCAGTTTTCTGCAAACCAAGGGCTTCAGCCTGACCCAGATTAGCGGCGTGGGGATTGGCATTCAAGGGTTGATTTCAAACGATGGCACGACCATTCTTTACGGGAAGATTCTCGACTGTACCGGCATGCAGGCCGATAATTTCGGGCAGTACCTGCCCTTCCCGGTCACCTTTTATCACGATGCCGACTGTGTTGCGGTAGCCGAATACGCCAAAAAGCCCACCGATGGTATCTTTCTCTCCATCAGTGAGCATATCGGGACCGCTATTATCATCAACGGTCAGGTCTTCAAGAGTCCCAGCGGTCGGAGCGGGACCATGGAGCATATCACCTTAAACTCCGCGGACGGGCCGGTCTGTTACTGCGGCCGGCGGGGGTGCATTGAAACCTACTGCTCCGTTAGCTCCCTGTTGCAACCCAACGAGGATCTCGGCACCTTCTTCGCCGACCTCCACCAACACGATGCGGCGGTCGAAGCGCGTTTCGAGACATACCTGAATTACCTGTCCGAAGCCATTTATAACCTCCACATGTTCGTTGACCTACCGATCGTCATCGCCGGTGAGCTGACGAAATACCTCAGTGAAGCTCACGTGAAGGCGCTCAAACAACGCCTCAAGCAGCTCTCCGTCTTTCCCGAAACGCCGGGGTACCTGCAGCGCGGGTCCGTCGTGGATCATGCCGTGGCGATTGGCGCCGCAATTCCCGCCATTCAGGTACAACTTCAAAATATTTAA
- a CDS encoding ABC transporter ATP-binding protein codes for MTDSLSIQNGNYKRGMKTILRDVNLTLAPGKIVGLLGENGAGKTTLMRLITGSAKGKGTIQVNGLASEAERKQAVSFSEQLRGFSSNVNVSRVLAFYETVYGDFEADRFAELADFLQIDTDLKLAALSKGMKEKLVIALTLARRTSLYLLDEPFSGIDSMSRKKIINSIIQWKPENATMVISDHYVSEIAPILDEIVVVKDQTIYAHRQADEIREKFNVGIEAYYESLYERGNDYD; via the coding sequence ATGACTGATAGTTTAAGCATTCAAAACGGAAATTATAAGCGGGGGATGAAGACCATTCTTCGCGATGTCAACCTGACATTGGCCCCCGGTAAGATTGTCGGCCTGCTCGGGGAAAATGGGGCAGGGAAGACCACCTTAATGCGGTTGATTACCGGGAGTGCGAAGGGCAAGGGCACGATTCAAGTTAACGGTCTCGCCAGTGAGGCGGAACGCAAACAAGCCGTTAGCTTTTCCGAACAGCTCCGGGGTTTCTCTAGCAACGTTAATGTGAGCCGCGTCTTGGCCTTCTACGAAACGGTCTACGGTGATTTTGAAGCCGACCGTTTCGCTGAACTCGCCGACTTTCTCCAGATTGACACCGACCTGAAGCTTGCGGCGTTATCTAAGGGAATGAAGGAAAAATTGGTCATCGCATTGACGTTGGCTCGCCGCACCAGCCTGTATCTGTTGGATGAACCCTTCAGTGGCATTGACAGTATGAGCCGCAAGAAGATTATCAACAGTATCATTCAGTGGAAGCCGGAGAACGCGACGATGGTGATTAGCGACCACTATGTTTCCGAGATCGCGCCGATTTTAGACGAGATTGTGGTTGTCAAGGACCAGACCATTTACGCCCACCGTCAGGCCGATGAGATTCGCGAAAAATTCAATGTTGGAATTGAGGCCTACTACGAGAGCCTGTATGAGAGGGGTAACGACTATGACTAA
- a CDS encoding GntR family transcriptional regulator yields MNFDDKIPIYYQIENYIYHEIITGTLKPGEKLPSVRQLAVDVTANVNTVQRALSEMIAGGIIESKRGRGNFVTMETAKIDQLKVKLVTTQLERVYDQLHALNLSDDEIVTSLQRYIQQRGQAK; encoded by the coding sequence GTGAACTTTGACGATAAGATCCCCATTTACTATCAAATCGAGAATTATATCTATCACGAGATTATCACCGGCACGTTAAAACCAGGAGAGAAGTTACCGTCCGTTCGGCAGTTGGCCGTGGACGTCACGGCCAACGTGAACACCGTCCAGCGGGCACTCAGTGAGATGATTGCGGGCGGCATCATTGAATCCAAACGAGGTAGGGGGAATTTTGTTACCATGGAGACCGCCAAGATTGATCAATTGAAAGTCAAATTAGTCACGACCCAGCTTGAACGGGTCTACGACCAACTACATGCGTTGAATCTGAGTGATGACGAAATCGTCACGAGCCTACAGCGCTACATCCAACAGAGGGGGCAAGCCAAATGA
- a CDS encoding sulfite exporter TauE/SafE family protein — protein MTWFLIILFGFLAGLVQGLTGFGAAIMMMIFLPSILPIAESAGVASLIMAASVLTLVLRYRYDIHLKRIIIPFLVYASVAAWSVHLVKVLDVHLLRMLLGGLLIALSLYFSFNKKAGTQPYPWFVAGIFMIISGFFNGLFGIGGPLMALYFLSLAKSTGDYIANIQTFFLIDIVYITTLRVANGILTTAVIPDILVGMVGAILGTAIAARLLNHLNIGTVKRYIYVFIGLSGAYYLFF, from the coding sequence ATGACTTGGTTTCTAATCATTCTATTTGGCTTTCTAGCCGGGCTGGTCCAGGGGCTAACCGGATTCGGCGCCGCCATCATGATGATGATTTTTCTGCCCAGCATTCTGCCGATTGCGGAGAGTGCCGGCGTGGCTTCGCTAATTATGGCGGCCAGCGTGCTGACGCTGGTTCTGCGCTACCGCTACGATATTCACCTCAAGCGGATTATCATCCCCTTTCTGGTCTACGCCAGCGTGGCGGCCTGGTCGGTTCATCTGGTCAAAGTCCTCGATGTTCATCTGCTGCGAATGCTCCTGGGCGGACTGCTGATTGCACTATCCCTCTACTTTTCTTTCAATAAAAAAGCCGGCACCCAACCCTATCCGTGGTTCGTCGCCGGTATCTTCATGATTATCTCGGGCTTTTTCAACGGCCTCTTCGGGATTGGGGGTCCCCTCATGGCCCTCTATTTCCTGTCGCTCGCCAAGTCCACCGGCGACTACATCGCCAATATCCAAACGTTCTTCCTCATCGATATCGTCTACATCACCACGCTACGGGTCGCCAACGGCATTCTCACTACAGCCGTCATTCCAGATATTTTAGTCGGCATGGTCGGCGCCATTCTGGGCACGGCAATTGCGGCCCGGCTCCTCAACCACTTGAACATCGGGACGGTGAAACGGTACATCTACGTCTTCATCGGCTTGAGCGGCGCCTACTACCTGTTCTTCTGA
- a CDS encoding YfcC family protein: MDTPAQQPKKKFKLRMPGAFVILFILTIVAVIATWLIPAGSYSKLAYDSPSSSLVITKPSGKTEKVAATQEQLDKLGVKIQIGEFTSGGITQAVSIPNTYQRLKQHPAGLGAITSSMVRGTIEAVDIMVFIFVLGGLIGVVKASGAFEAGLLALTKKTKGHEFMLIFMVAILMILGGTLCGIEEEAVAFYPILVPIFIAMGYDSIVCVGAIFLASSVGTSFSTINPFSVVIASNAAGINFTEGIVWRIVGLIVASVFVIWYLHWYSKKVKATPAFSYTYEDRSSFNKMWSVASGDSEEGSEFTFRKKLILILFVVTFPIMVWGVMSQGWWFPTMASSFLAFAIIIMFLTATGKYGIGEKGVVDAFTNGSASLVGVSLIIGLARGINLVMNEGLISDTILQYSSTLVAHVSGSVFILILMLIFFVLGFIVPSSSGLAVLAMPIFAPLADTVDIPRFAVVTAYQFGQYAMLFLAPTGLVMATLQMLDMKYSHWFKFVWPVVVFVLVFGGAILVAEVLVS; this comes from the coding sequence ATGGATACACCAGCACAACAACCTAAGAAAAAATTCAAACTACGGATGCCCGGCGCCTTCGTGATCCTGTTTATCTTAACCATCGTTGCCGTAATCGCGACGTGGTTGATTCCGGCGGGGTCTTATTCCAAATTAGCTTACGACTCTCCGAGTTCTTCGCTGGTCATCACGAAGCCTTCGGGGAAGACGGAAAAGGTAGCGGCGACACAGGAGCAGCTGGATAAACTCGGCGTGAAAATTCAGATTGGCGAGTTTACCTCCGGCGGCATCACGCAGGCCGTCTCGATTCCTAATACTTATCAACGGCTGAAACAGCATCCGGCTGGTCTGGGCGCTATCACCAGTAGTATGGTGAGAGGAACCATTGAGGCCGTCGATATCATGGTCTTCATCTTCGTGTTAGGGGGTCTCATCGGTGTGGTGAAAGCCAGCGGGGCGTTTGAAGCCGGCCTGCTGGCGCTGACGAAGAAGACGAAGGGTCACGAGTTCATGCTGATCTTCATGGTCGCCATTCTCATGATTCTCGGGGGAACGCTGTGTGGGATTGAAGAGGAAGCCGTGGCCTTTTACCCAATTCTGGTGCCAATCTTCATTGCGATGGGCTATGATTCCATTGTCTGTGTGGGGGCTATCTTCCTGGCGAGTTCGGTCGGGACCTCGTTCTCCACGATTAATCCGTTCTCCGTGGTGATCGCGTCCAACGCGGCCGGCATCAACTTCACCGAGGGAATTGTGTGGCGGATCGTTGGGTTGATTGTGGCCTCCGTCTTCGTCATTTGGTATCTACACTGGTACAGTAAGAAGGTCAAGGCCACGCCGGCGTTCTCCTACACCTACGAGGACCGCTCATCCTTTAACAAGATGTGGTCGGTGGCCTCTGGTGATAGCGAAGAGGGGAGCGAATTTACTTTTCGGAAGAAGCTCATCCTGATTTTGTTCGTCGTGACCTTCCCCATCATGGTGTGGGGCGTCATGTCGCAGGGCTGGTGGTTCCCAACTATGGCCTCATCCTTCCTAGCATTCGCCATTATTATCATGTTCCTGACGGCGACCGGAAAATACGGGATTGGCGAAAAGGGCGTGGTCGATGCCTTCACCAACGGGTCTGCCAGTTTGGTTGGCGTCTCGTTAATCATTGGGTTGGCCAGAGGGATTAACTTGGTCATGAATGAAGGGTTAATCTCCGATACAATTCTCCAGTATTCCTCGACGCTGGTGGCCCACGTGAGCGGTTCGGTCTTCATCTTGATTCTGATGCTGATCTTCTTCGTTCTGGGCTTCATCGTGCCGTCCTCGTCTGGGCTGGCGGTCTTGGCGATGCCGATCTTCGCGCCACTGGCGGATACGGTGGATATCCCCCGGTTCGCCGTGGTGACGGCCTACCAATTTGGCCAGTACGCGATGCTCTTCCTGGCCCCAACCGGCCTGGTGATGGCAACCCTGCAGATGCTGGACATGAAGTATTCCCACTGGTTCAAGTTCGTCTGGCCAGTCGTGGTCTTCGTGCTGGTCTTTGGTGGCGCCATTCTGGTGGCCGAGGTCCTGGTCAGTTAA
- the arcC gene encoding carbamate kinase, with protein sequence MAKIVVALGGNALGKSPEEQLELVKHTATSLIGLVAAGHKVVISHGNGPQVGAINLGMNYAAEHDQTAAFPFPECGAMSQGYIGYHLQQSLQNELHQRQITKDVATVVTQVEVDENDPAFQHPTKPVGAFYSKADADRIVAEKGYTFVEDAGRGYRQVVPSPLPKTIIELKSINDLIENDNLVIAGGGGGVPVIQTPTGLKGVPAVIDKDRSSALLAANIAAEQLIILTAVDAVYVNYGSPDEDVLRELTAEDARRYINEGQFAPGSMLPKIEACLDFVASGAHRTALITSLDRLDDALAGKVGTLIK encoded by the coding sequence ATGGCAAAAATCGTTGTTGCCCTGGGTGGAAACGCCCTGGGAAAATCACCAGAAGAACAGTTGGAACTCGTTAAACACACGGCTACCTCCCTGATTGGGTTGGTCGCCGCGGGGCACAAGGTCGTGATTAGTCACGGTAATGGGCCGCAAGTGGGTGCGATTAATCTGGGAATGAACTATGCGGCCGAACACGACCAAACGGCGGCCTTTCCCTTCCCCGAATGTGGGGCCATGAGCCAAGGCTACATCGGATACCACCTCCAACAGAGCCTGCAAAATGAGCTACACCAGCGGCAGATCACTAAGGATGTGGCGACTGTGGTGACGCAGGTTGAGGTGGACGAGAACGATCCGGCCTTTCAGCATCCAACGAAACCGGTGGGGGCGTTTTACAGCAAGGCGGACGCCGATCGAATTGTGGCCGAAAAGGGCTACACTTTCGTCGAAGACGCCGGCCGCGGCTATCGGCAGGTCGTCCCTTCACCGCTCCCGAAGACCATCATCGAGCTGAAGAGCATTAATGATCTGATTGAAAATGACAATCTGGTCATCGCTGGTGGCGGTGGCGGGGTGCCCGTGATTCAGACCCCAACTGGTTTGAAAGGGGTCCCCGCCGTGATCGACAAGGACCGCTCCAGTGCCCTGTTGGCCGCTAACATTGCCGCTGAACAGCTCATTATCCTGACGGCCGTGGACGCGGTGTACGTGAACTACGGCTCGCCGGACGAAGATGTCCTGCGCGAGCTAACGGCCGAAGACGCCCGGCGTTACATTAACGAGGGCCAGTTTGCCCCGGGGAGCATGCTCCCGAAGATCGAAGCTTGCTTGGACTTCGTGGCCTCGGGTGCCCACCGCACGGCGCTGATTACGTCGCTGGACCGTCTCGACGACGCATTGGCGGGCAAAGTGGGAACGCTGATTAAATAA
- the argF gene encoding ornithine carbamoyltransferase produces MYNLRNRSFLTLLDYTPKEMGFLLQLAEDLKKAKYAGTEQQKLKGKNIALIFEKNSTRTRCAFEVGAYDQGAHVTYLGPSGTQMGKKESAKDTARVLGGMFDGIEYRGFSQRTVETLAKYSGVPVWNGLTDEDHPTQVLADFLTAKEILKKPYDQIHFTYVGDGRNNVANALMIGAAIMGMTYHLVCPKELNPTPELLAKVDAIAEQTGATIFITDDVDEGVKGSDVLYTDVWVSMGEPDEVWTERIKLLSPYRITSEMMAKTGNPNCIFEHCLPSFHDTETKVGKEIEEKFGLTEMEVTDEVFESPASVVFQEAENRMHTIKAVMVATLGE; encoded by the coding sequence ATGTACAATTTGCGGAATCGGAGTTTTCTCACGTTATTGGACTACACCCCTAAGGAAATGGGCTTCCTGTTACAATTGGCCGAAGACCTCAAGAAGGCCAAGTATGCCGGTACGGAACAGCAAAAGTTAAAAGGCAAAAACATCGCCCTAATTTTTGAAAAGAACTCGACGCGGACCCGTTGTGCATTCGAAGTGGGGGCCTACGACCAGGGTGCCCACGTCACTTATCTCGGACCATCCGGAACCCAGATGGGCAAGAAGGAGTCGGCGAAGGACACGGCTCGCGTGCTGGGCGGGATGTTTGATGGTATCGAATACCGGGGCTTCTCTCAACGGACGGTGGAAACATTGGCGAAGTATTCCGGCGTGCCTGTTTGGAACGGTCTGACCGATGAAGATCATCCGACCCAAGTGCTGGCCGACTTCCTAACGGCGAAGGAAATCCTGAAGAAACCTTACGACCAGATCCACTTTACATACGTGGGGGATGGTCGGAACAACGTGGCCAATGCCTTGATGATTGGTGCGGCCATCATGGGGATGACCTACCACCTCGTGTGCCCGAAGGAACTGAATCCAACGCCAGAACTGCTGGCCAAGGTCGATGCGATTGCTGAACAGACCGGCGCCACCATCTTCATCACCGATGATGTTGACGAGGGGGTCAAGGGGTCCGACGTTCTTTATACCGACGTGTGGGTCTCCATGGGTGAACCCGACGAGGTCTGGACGGAACGGATCAAGTTGCTTTCGCCTTACCGGATTACCAGCGAAATGATGGCGAAGACGGGCAATCCTAACTGTATCTTTGAACACTGCCTGCCATCCTTCCACGACACGGAGACTAAGGTCGGCAAAGAAATCGAAGAGAAGTTTGGCCTGACCGAGATGGAAGTGACCGATGAAGTCTTCGAGAGTCCCGCTTCGGTGGTCTTCCAGGAAGCTGAGAACCGGATGCACACGATTAAGGCGGTCATGGTCGCTACCTTAGGCGAATAG